The Salvia splendens isolate huo1 chromosome 21, SspV2, whole genome shotgun sequence genome includes a window with the following:
- the LOC121785109 gene encoding uncharacterized protein At4g33100-like, which translates to MGILRDSNRSSSSATTPCAHLRTAYHNCFNRWYSEKFLKGQWEKEGCISEWEKYRQCLSQHLDNKHLSRFLEADVVLDLTDQAEFKSKTGVS; encoded by the exons ATGGGGATTTTGAGAGACAGTAATCGCTCTTCTTCTTCAGCAACTACACCCTGTGCCCATCTCAGAACTGCGTATCACAACTGCTTCAACCg ATGGTATTCGGAGAAATTCCTGAAAGGGCAGTGGGAGAAAGAAGGGTGCATTTCTGAGTGGGAGAAATACAGGCAGTGTTTATCT CAACATTTGGATAATAAGCATCTAAGTAGGTTCTTGGAAGCTGATGTGGTGTTGGATTTGACTGATCAGGCTGAATTCAAGAGCAAAACTGGTGTTTCTTAG
- the LOC121783751 gene encoding probable WRKY transcription factor 50 yields MIMADNYNNTNIFGSGHSSALARGHEPGFEASDFSNIDDWFDNVSADFSSFSHLMGYMPSQHEAESGDTSYTSSFSGDATINGEIGRERERKGRGEKVAFKTKSEIEVLNDGYKWRKYGKKMVKNSPNPRNYYKCWVEGCPVKKRVERDKEDRRYVVTTYEGIHNHEGPTI; encoded by the exons ATGATCATGGCTGATAACTACAACAACACAAACATCTTCGGCTCCGGGCACTCCTCAGCACTTGCTCGTGGCCACGAGCCCGGCTTTGAGGCCTCGGATTTTTCCAACATTGATGATTGGTTTGATAATGTTTCCGCGGACTTTTCCTCATTTTCTCATCTAATGGGCTACATGCCTAGCCAGCACGAGGCTGAATCCGGGGACACGAGCTACACGAGTAGCTTCTCCGGGGATGCTACGATCAACG GAGAGAttgggagagagagggagaggaaagGGAGAGGAGAGAAAGTTGCTTTCAAGACTAAATCAGAAATTGAGGTATTAAATGATGGGTACAAATGGAGAAAGTATGGCAAGAAGATGGTCAAAAATAGCCCTAATCCAAG GAATTACTATAAATGCTGGGTAGAAGGATGTCCGGTGAAGAAGAGAGTGGAGAGGGACAAAGAAGATCGACGATACGTTGTGACAACCTACGAGGGAATCCACAATCATGAAGGTCCAACAATTTAG